A genomic stretch from Kovacikia minuta CCNUW1 includes:
- a CDS encoding response regulator — protein sequence MLLTTEFLLNPRMLKDVQILLVDNDPDTRDLYTFLLEDHGAKVTASQSIQDALDFLDGYIPDILICELRFLGESVLPLIQRVRALAFGSSRPIPILVMSTCDPISLAEQLTVKVEAYLLKPVDISDFVDQVWNLAFLSNTVYPFSMQAWMLNQNPVKLLCCGPEVS from the coding sequence ATGTTGCTCACAACTGAATTCCTTTTGAATCCCAGAATGCTCAAAGATGTGCAGATCCTTCTTGTAGACAACGATCCCGATACCAGAGATCTGTATACTTTTCTGCTAGAAGACCACGGTGCAAAGGTAACAGCCTCTCAATCGATCCAAGACGCATTAGATTTTCTGGATGGGTACATTCCCGACATTTTAATTTGTGAACTGAGATTCCTGGGCGAAAGTGTGTTGCCACTGATTCAACGAGTCCGAGCCTTGGCATTTGGCAGTAGCAGACCGATTCCCATTCTGGTCATGTCAACCTGTGATCCAATCAGCCTGGCTGAACAGTTGACGGTAAAAGTGGAAGCGTACTTACTCAAGCCCGTTGACATTAGTGATTTCGTTGATCAGGTCTGGAACCTGGCATTTTTGTCAAATACCGTCTACCCATTCAGCATGCAAGCCTGGATGCTCAATCAGAATCCAGTCAAACTGTTATGTTGTGGTCCTGAAGTGAGCTGA
- a CDS encoding globin family protein, protein MSIIKKLIVNADAESRYLTPGEMDQIKGFMISGDRRLRLVKALTESRDRIVKQAALQLFARRPSIVSPGGNAYGEQMTATCLRDLDYYLRLITYSVAAGETTPIEEIGLIGVRQMYNSLGTPIDAVAEGVRAMKNLTPSLMSGEDASEVGAYFDYLINAL, encoded by the coding sequence ATGAGTATTATCAAGAAATTAATTGTCAATGCCGATGCAGAGTCTCGCTATCTTACGCCTGGAGAGATGGATCAAATCAAGGGCTTTATGATCAGTGGCGATCGCCGCTTGCGTCTGGTCAAAGCGTTAACCGAAAGCCGCGATCGGATAGTGAAGCAAGCCGCGCTACAGTTATTTGCACGCCGTCCCAGCATCGTTTCTCCCGGTGGCAATGCCTATGGGGAACAAATGACCGCGACTTGTTTGCGGGATCTGGATTACTACCTACGTTTGATTACTTACAGCGTAGCGGCAGGCGAAACAACCCCCATTGAGGAGATTGGGTTGATTGGAGTCCGCCAGATGTATAACTCCCTGGGGACTCCCATTGATGCGGTTGCTGAAGGGGTGCGGGCGATGAAAAATCTCACCCCGTCACTGATGTCAGGGGAAGATGCGAGCGAAGTAGGGGCTTATTTTGACTATTTGATTAATGCCCTTTAA
- a CDS encoding WGxxGxxG family protein, whose translation MKYSKLFNLVRVSALVVGLATLPAVLPASAQSNGNDTGTGTGTSTTQGTSYNNRDDSPDYGWLGLIGLAGLAGLRRKSNTVDHRDPAYQDPNIGVRR comes from the coding sequence ATGAAGTATTCTAAATTGTTCAATCTGGTTCGGGTGAGTGCTCTTGTCGTAGGACTTGCCACTTTGCCTGCTGTTCTACCTGCATCTGCCCAATCTAACGGAAATGATACAGGTACGGGTACCGGAACTTCCACAACTCAAGGAACCAGCTACAACAATCGGGATGATTCTCCAGATTATGGTTGGCTTGGTTTAATTGGATTAGCAGGATTAGCAGGGCTGCGTCGGAAATCCAATACAGTCGATCATCGTGATCCTGCTTACCAAGACCCCAACATTGGAGTCCGTCGGTAA
- a CDS encoding sensor histidine kinase, with protein sequence MVTLTHDLRGPVNVMKLGTQLILRRLERGDAHLDVVVRMVGAIDRMDSMIQNLLDASRLRAGQSLKFEFEDCYLDQLLQEVVEDLNFTHGERFIVVADAAIKGNCSRKQMRRVIENLATNAVKYGAPDTPITLTLQQTKTHISLTIHNEGTPIASEAQSILFQQFRRTISAEEQTGWGLGLFLTKSIVEAHRGTIEVESAAGEGTSFIVKLPGM encoded by the coding sequence ATGGTGACATTAACTCACGACCTTAGAGGTCCCGTTAATGTGATGAAACTAGGAACTCAACTCATTCTTCGACGGCTTGAACGGGGGGATGCTCACTTAGATGTGGTGGTAAGAATGGTTGGCGCGATCGATCGAATGGACTCAATGATTCAAAATTTGCTGGATGCCAGTCGATTACGGGCAGGACAGAGCCTAAAGTTTGAATTTGAAGACTGCTATTTAGATCAATTACTTCAAGAAGTCGTAGAGGATTTAAACTTCACTCACGGAGAACGTTTTATTGTCGTTGCTGATGCAGCTATCAAAGGCAATTGTAGCCGTAAACAAATGCGCCGGGTGATTGAAAACTTAGCCACGAACGCTGTGAAGTATGGTGCTCCTGATACACCCATCACCCTCACACTACAGCAGACGAAGACGCACATTAGCCTGACGATTCATAATGAAGGCACTCCGATCGCTTCTGAAGCTCAATCCATTCTCTTTCAGCAATTTCGTCGTACTATCTCGGCTGAAGAACAAACAGGATGGGGATTGGGATTATTTCTCACCAAGAGTATTGTTGAGGCGCACCGGGGAACGATTGAAGTTGAAAGTGCAGCGGGTGAAGGAACCAGCTTTATCGTTAAGTTGCCTGGCATGTAA
- a CDS encoding SRPBCC family protein: MLNRRRKNYFHFIGYTSAIALSVLMPLSVQAVPQSGNVLNRLLPQEQATLKAGNAVVTGENGHYVGRILITAPVSITWNVLTDYDHFKNFLPGVISSQILETQGNRTVFEQVNQVKVLLFTQKSRLVITAVQQYPQEISFQLKQGEIKSLKGLWKLEPVAPNQVLVTQDVTFDPGNSISRGLAFTIYKNALVDSLNAIKQEVGRRVTNSKT; encoded by the coding sequence ATGCTGAATCGTAGACGAAAAAACTATTTTCATTTCATTGGTTATACCTCCGCGATCGCCCTTAGTGTATTGATGCCATTGTCAGTGCAAGCTGTGCCACAATCTGGCAATGTTCTCAATCGCTTATTACCGCAAGAGCAAGCTACATTAAAGGCTGGAAACGCTGTGGTGACGGGTGAAAATGGTCACTATGTCGGACGCATATTAATTACAGCACCAGTTAGCATTACCTGGAATGTCTTGACAGATTATGACCATTTCAAGAACTTTCTTCCAGGTGTAATATCCAGTCAGATTCTAGAAACGCAAGGAAACCGCACGGTATTTGAACAAGTCAATCAAGTCAAAGTGCTGCTATTTACGCAGAAAAGTCGATTAGTCATTACAGCTGTCCAGCAATATCCTCAAGAAATTTCTTTTCAACTAAAACAAGGAGAAATCAAATCTCTCAAGGGTTTATGGAAATTAGAACCAGTTGCGCCTAATCAAGTCTTAGTCACCCAAGATGTTACGTTTGATCCAGGTAACTCAATCTCGCGTGGTTTAGCATTTACGATTTACAAAAATGCGTTAGTCGATTCACTGAACGCAATCAAACAAGAGGTAGGGCGGCGAGTAACCAACAGTAAAACTTGA
- a CDS encoding PRC-barrel domain-containing protein, translating into MRKGSDILNRSIIAFDTGKRIAGILDLIFDQETNQLLGFLVDEGGLFHAAKVIPLNQVKAIGPDVIVVSGRDVIVSAPDVPQIQTILEHKLVLKGNRIITTDGRYLGSIVDLYFNDQTGNIEGYETSGGVFADAYSGRSFIPAPQTVKIGKEVTFVPPETADLMAEQVGGIRGAMITAGNRIQESTATAGQQLQDATLAANEQLQATATSANRKLQEVASGANDRFDQGSRSAATELTDRLVSPDEQFAYVVGKPVEGDIQTPDGLILLVKHQVVTLSLAEEARRLGILDQVYRATGGSLTVGINRQLQNATAQAESHLQMAAQRGNAALSHLAAQAGIEQARGRRVQRMVRAEDGMIIAAPGQIVTDNVIERAKLSHREVSLLDAVGLQPTEATRYRANDTVSDAGMRVREQAAIAQENAYTFWENLKTHYREFQERSAKAMHKQRIEQALGRPVNRVILDSQDQVILNVGELITHKAIQQAKQGGVLNILLNSVCNRNPEILEAELRAPERGIASLEREHRLTPQ; encoded by the coding sequence ATGAGAAAAGGTAGTGACATTCTTAATCGTTCTATTATTGCCTTTGATACAGGCAAACGAATCGCAGGAATTTTAGATTTAATCTTTGACCAGGAAACGAATCAACTGCTTGGTTTCCTGGTGGATGAGGGCGGGCTATTTCACGCCGCAAAAGTGATTCCACTCAATCAGGTAAAGGCGATCGGACCGGATGTCATTGTTGTCTCTGGACGCGATGTGATCGTATCCGCGCCGGATGTTCCGCAAATTCAAACTATTTTGGAACACAAACTGGTGCTGAAAGGGAATCGGATCATCACAACCGATGGCCGTTATCTTGGCTCCATTGTCGATCTGTATTTCAATGATCAAACCGGTAACATTGAGGGTTATGAAACATCCGGTGGAGTCTTTGCAGATGCTTATTCGGGGCGATCGTTCATTCCGGCTCCTCAAACCGTAAAAATTGGTAAGGAAGTCACCTTTGTTCCCCCCGAAACGGCTGACCTGATGGCAGAGCAAGTAGGAGGCATTCGGGGTGCCATGATAACGGCTGGCAACCGCATTCAAGAGTCAACCGCTACGGCTGGTCAACAGTTGCAAGATGCGACTCTGGCAGCCAACGAACAGCTACAAGCCACTGCCACTTCTGCTAACCGTAAGCTACAGGAAGTGGCAAGTGGGGCAAACGATCGTTTCGACCAGGGGAGCCGGAGTGCAGCAACCGAATTAACCGATCGGTTAGTGAGCCCAGACGAGCAGTTTGCTTATGTCGTGGGCAAGCCAGTTGAGGGCGACATTCAAACTCCCGATGGGCTGATTCTGCTGGTGAAACATCAGGTCGTGACCTTATCTCTGGCTGAGGAAGCTCGAAGGCTGGGGATTTTGGATCAGGTGTATCGAGCGACGGGGGGTAGCCTCACTGTCGGCATCAATCGACAATTGCAAAATGCCACGGCGCAAGCAGAAAGCCACTTGCAAATGGCGGCTCAAAGGGGCAATGCCGCCCTATCCCATTTAGCCGCTCAGGCTGGGATTGAACAGGCCAGAGGTCGTCGAGTGCAACGCATGGTGCGGGCTGAAGATGGCATGATCATTGCCGCTCCAGGACAGATTGTGACCGACAACGTGATTGAGCGAGCCAAACTATCCCATCGGGAAGTGTCCTTACTGGATGCGGTCGGGCTACAACCAACTGAAGCAACCCGTTATCGTGCCAATGATACGGTTTCAGACGCTGGCATGAGAGTTCGTGAGCAAGCCGCGATCGCTCAGGAAAACGCTTACACATTTTGGGAAAACCTGAAAACGCACTACAGGGAATTTCAAGAACGCAGTGCTAAAGCAATGCACAAACAACGCATTGAGCAAGCGTTGGGGCGTCCAGTCAACCGCGTTATTTTAGACTCGCAAGATCAGGTCATCCTTAATGTGGGTGAGTTAATTACCCATAAAGCCATTCAGCAAGCAAAGCAGGGCGGGGTTCTCAACATTCTGTTGAACTCGGTTTGCAATAGAAACCCAGAAATTTTAGAGGCTGAACTGCGTGCCCCAGAACGGGGGATTGCTTCGCTGGAGCGTGAACATCGGTTAACGCCACAGTAG